The following coding sequences are from one uncultured Desulfobacter sp. window:
- a CDS encoding AAA family ATPase, with amino-acid sequence MTYHNDATGPDPKKIEKELGEFLNKKFGGNVKIIAPSIQPQQEAISGTPPESGKKKLIDFNIKPAELISYLDQYVVRQDKAKSVLATKICTHFNRIRHQEAMTTEPFKITGNIKSNILLLGPTGIGKTYLIKLIAKKIGVPFVKADATKFSETGYVGGDVEDLIRDLVKEAKDDIKLAECGIVYIDEVDKIAASPNVIGAQISRTGVQRALLKPMEETDVDLKVPHDPVSMMQELEAFQRTGKRSARRVNTANILFILSGAFSGLTDVVKKRLSKQAIGFGASLSHNKKDGELLKETRSEDLVAYGFESEFIGRIPVRCVLDELTQKDLYDILKMPNNPVILSKRLDFKSYGIDLLFTDEALEELAKRAHQENTGARGLVSVVEEAMLGFEEKLPSESVGRFAVTREMLDNPEHALNDLVLGNDNAKYEAEYNHALALFSDYISEYVKNNWKIFSIRHGLTLTQIRTKMVVQYYTAHVMEIEDAVKQVKRFYDNVKEMELEISKNYDLNVVFEEDAADFLIQQFIEHNATTDEILSKIYADFFDGFNLIREKTGKARFFLSRKALTDHENYLNELIRKEIK; translated from the coding sequence ATGACTTATCACAATGATGCCACCGGGCCTGACCCGAAAAAAATCGAAAAAGAACTTGGTGAATTTCTGAACAAAAAATTTGGTGGAAATGTTAAAATCATAGCACCTTCCATCCAGCCCCAGCAGGAGGCCATCTCCGGTACACCCCCTGAGTCGGGCAAAAAAAAACTGATTGATTTCAACATTAAGCCCGCGGAGCTGATTAGCTATCTTGACCAGTATGTTGTCCGGCAGGATAAGGCAAAATCTGTACTTGCCACAAAGATCTGTACCCATTTCAACCGAATCCGGCACCAGGAAGCGATGACCACCGAACCGTTCAAGATCACGGGAAATATTAAAAGCAATATCCTGCTGCTTGGCCCCACAGGTATCGGCAAAACCTACCTGATTAAACTCATCGCCAAAAAAATCGGGGTGCCTTTTGTCAAAGCGGATGCCACCAAATTTTCCGAAACCGGATATGTGGGCGGCGATGTGGAAGATTTGATCAGAGACTTAGTCAAAGAAGCCAAGGATGACATTAAACTTGCCGAATGCGGCATTGTTTACATAGATGAAGTGGACAAGATTGCTGCAAGCCCGAATGTTATCGGTGCCCAGATATCCCGGACCGGGGTTCAGCGCGCCCTGCTCAAACCCATGGAAGAGACCGATGTGGATTTAAAGGTGCCCCATGATCCCGTATCCATGATGCAGGAACTTGAGGCATTCCAGAGAACCGGTAAGCGTTCGGCCAGGCGGGTAAATACCGCAAATATCCTTTTCATCCTGTCAGGTGCATTCTCAGGCCTGACGGATGTGGTGAAAAAACGCTTGAGCAAACAGGCCATAGGATTCGGAGCCTCCCTGAGCCATAACAAAAAAGATGGTGAGCTCTTAAAGGAGACCCGGTCGGAAGACTTGGTGGCTTACGGATTTGAGTCGGAATTCATTGGCAGGATCCCGGTGCGCTGTGTACTGGATGAACTGACTCAGAAAGATCTTTACGACATCCTGAAAATGCCCAACAACCCGGTGATCCTGAGCAAACGCCTTGATTTTAAGTCATATGGCATTGATCTGCTGTTCACCGACGAGGCGTTAGAGGAACTTGCAAAAAGGGCCCACCAGGAAAACACAGGTGCCCGGGGGCTTGTATCCGTTGTTGAAGAGGCCATGCTCGGCTTTGAAGAGAAGCTGCCGTCCGAATCCGTGGGGCGGTTTGCCGTCACCAGAGAGATGCTGGACAACCCGGAACACGCATTAAACGATCTTGTTTTAGGCAATGACAATGCAAAATACGAGGCTGAATATAATCATGCGCTGGCGCTTTTTTCAGATTATATCAGTGAATATGTAAAAAATAACTGGAAAATATTTTCCATCCGCCACGGTCTGACCCTGACCCAGATTCGCACAAAAATGGTGGTCCAATATTACACGGCCCATGTCATGGAAATAGAAGATGCGGTGAAGCAGGTCAAAAGATTTTATGACAATGTCAAAGAGATGGAACTGGAAATTTCCAAAAATTATGATTTAAATGTCGTGTTTGAAGAAGATGCAGCAGATTTTCTCATCCAGCAGTTTATAGAACATAACGCGACCACGGATGAGATCCTGTCAAAAATTTACGCCGATTTTTTTGACGGCTTTAATCTGATCCGGGAAAAAACCGGGAAAGCCAGGTTTTTCCTGTCCAGAAAGGCATTAACCGACCACGAAAATTACCTCAACGAGCTTATCAGAAAAGAGATAAAATGA
- a CDS encoding FtsX-like permease family protein, with protein MDTLMAWRNIRRNPRRTILTISAIAFACVLLIFMLSLQIGTYEVMIDASVKTRTGHIQILRQGYNTDHKIRQVVTPSSDLARMLDQTPHITARSNRCNAFALLSSTERTSGGFITGVDPEKEKKISSIPRTIRKGRYLNPTDTNGAVVGSLLANHLKIDIGDELVVLGSAMDGSIAATVLKVNGIFSSGMDQYDRSAIQIPLSHFQETFAMAGAVHEIIITCDSLWHVGQVKADISEHLSNRSTRPNLVCMSWDELTPGLVQSIQMDLGGGLIFYAILLVMVAFSIMNTFVMAVFERTKEFGTLLAIGAGPWRLSRVLILESGFLTLCGIIIGILAGCTVTLWLAHTGIPMGEAEGMMRQYGIPALLRPKLNLVTAFAGPAAVFFITLITALYPALKVHGINPVDAMRDA; from the coding sequence ATGGATACGCTCATGGCCTGGCGCAATATCCGGCGCAACCCCAGGCGCACCATCCTGACCATTTCTGCCATTGCCTTTGCCTGCGTGCTGCTGATATTCATGCTCTCACTTCAGATCGGCACCTATGAAGTGATGATCGACGCATCGGTCAAGACCCGCACCGGACACATTCAGATACTCAGACAAGGCTACAACACGGACCATAAGATCAGGCAGGTGGTCACCCCGTCATCGGATCTTGCCCGGATGCTGGATCAAACACCCCATATCACAGCCCGATCCAATAGGTGCAATGCCTTTGCCCTGCTCTCTTCCACCGAGCGAACCAGCGGCGGTTTCATCACCGGCGTTGACCCTGAAAAGGAAAAAAAAATTTCCAGCATTCCCCGGACCATCCGTAAAGGACGTTATCTTAACCCAACAGATACCAATGGAGCCGTGGTTGGGTCACTTCTGGCAAACCATCTTAAAATTGACATTGGGGACGAACTGGTGGTCCTGGGTTCGGCCATGGACGGCTCCATTGCCGCCACAGTGCTTAAGGTAAACGGCATCTTCTCATCGGGTATGGACCAATACGACCGCTCCGCCATCCAGATCCCCCTGTCGCATTTCCAGGAGACCTTTGCCATGGCAGGTGCCGTCCATGAAATTATCATCACCTGTGACAGTCTGTGGCATGTAGGGCAGGTAAAAGCCGACATATCCGAACACCTGTCCAACCGAAGCACACGGCCCAATCTTGTGTGCATGTCCTGGGATGAACTGACCCCCGGACTGGTCCAGTCCATCCAGATGGACCTTGGGGGCGGACTCATCTTCTACGCCATTTTGCTCGTCATGGTGGCGTTCAGTATTATGAACACCTTTGTGATGGCTGTGTTTGAGCGTACCAAAGAGTTCGGCACCCTCCTGGCCATCGGCGCCGGCCCCTGGCGGCTGTCACGGGTGCTGATCCTTGAATCGGGATTTTTAACGTTGTGCGGCATTATTATAGGCATCCTTGCCGGATGCACCGTCACCCTCTGGCTGGCACACACCGGCATCCCCATGGGAGAGGCCGAAGGAATGATGCGCCAATACGGTATTCCCGCCCTGCTCCGGCCCAAACTGAACCTGGTCACGGCCTTTGCAGGCCCGGCAGCCGTATTTTTTATCACCCTGATAACAGCCCTGTACCCGGCCCTGAAAGTGCACGGAATAAACCCCGTTGACGCCATGCGGGACGCCTAA
- the tpiA gene encoding triose-phosphate isomerase produces MTRTPLIAGNWKMYKTGTLAVAAAEQLAELSQGVQDVDIMIAPTALSLPLVAQALGKNSHVHLGAQNIYPGKEGAFTGEVSGEMIRDAGADYVIIGHSERRQFFGETDESVSLKIRAALDAGLVPVMCIGETESQREADKTFFVLDKQISDGLKGFDLAELDSLILAYEPVWAIGTGKTAGPEQVKEVHGFLRHLLKEKYTEDLAAKIRILYGGSVKPGNIKDLMQLEDVDGALVGGASLDPEDFNKIIRF; encoded by the coding sequence ATGACAAGAACCCCATTGATTGCGGGCAATTGGAAAATGTACAAGACCGGCACCCTGGCCGTTGCTGCGGCGGAACAACTGGCAGAACTAAGCCAAGGCGTGCAAGATGTTGATATTATGATTGCACCCACCGCACTCTCCCTCCCCCTGGTGGCCCAAGCCCTGGGCAAAAACAGCCACGTTCACCTGGGCGCCCAGAACATTTATCCGGGCAAGGAAGGGGCCTTTACCGGTGAGGTCTCCGGAGAGATGATCCGGGATGCCGGTGCCGACTACGTTATTATCGGCCATTCCGAACGCAGGCAGTTCTTTGGAGAGACCGATGAAAGTGTAAGCCTTAAAATCCGGGCTGCCCTTGACGCAGGGCTCGTCCCGGTGATGTGCATAGGAGAGACCGAAAGCCAGCGGGAGGCGGATAAAACGTTTTTTGTCCTTGACAAACAGATATCAGATGGGTTAAAAGGCTTTGATCTTGCGGAACTTGATTCCCTGATTCTGGCCTACGAGCCTGTGTGGGCAATCGGTACCGGCAAGACGGCAGGGCCGGAGCAGGTTAAAGAAGTACACGGTTTTTTACGACATCTGCTCAAAGAGAAATACACAGAAGATCTGGCGGCAAAGATCCGAATTTTATACGGCGGATCGGTAAAACCAGGCAACATCAAAGACTTGATGCAACTTGAAGATGTAGACGGTGCACTGGTCGGCGGCGCGAGCCTGGACCCGGAAGATTTTAATAAAATTATTAGGTTTTAG
- a CDS encoding diguanylate cyclase, with translation MADRKYGLFLCVDDEQIVLHSLRDQLYKHYGKNYLIEIAESAEEGLEILDEFSLDEYAPIIIISDWLMPGMNGDEFFIRVHRKFPDVIKVMLSGQVDPAVIQRARDEADMFEMIDKPWDAQDLIHHIDQAIAQFNGTDSVDDMDEAPALEIGILCVDDEPIVTESLRSLFYKSLKDVAVVEVAHSAEEAMEVIDELTDEGIELQVVISDYIMPGIKGDELLINIHDKLPKVKKIMLTGQSDIEGIRQAINQAQLYRFLEKPWSNEDMILTIKSALTAYDHEARLENKNRELMQLNHALEAKVRERTRELEQKNKELERLATFDQLTGLVNRAKLDEVLRTELIRSNRYGNSLGLIMLDIDYFKAVNDTHGHQVGDKVLRLFAEQLRHGVRDADVPGRWGGEEFLIICPESDQHGVVTLAQSLRERVQDHEVEGVGKKTASFGVTVFEKRDTITTIIGRADKALYKAKDGGRNRVECVMPGR, from the coding sequence ATGGCTGATAGGAAATACGGCCTGTTTTTGTGTGTGGATGACGAGCAGATTGTCCTGCATTCATTAAGAGATCAATTATATAAACACTATGGTAAAAATTATTTAATCGAAATCGCCGAAAGTGCCGAAGAGGGCCTGGAAATTTTAGATGAATTTTCTTTGGATGAATATGCGCCCATTATTATTATTTCCGACTGGCTGATGCCGGGAATGAACGGGGATGAATTTTTTATCCGAGTGCACCGCAAGTTCCCTGATGTTATCAAAGTGATGCTGTCCGGGCAGGTTGATCCCGCTGTGATACAGCGCGCCCGGGATGAAGCGGATATGTTTGAAATGATAGACAAACCCTGGGATGCACAGGATCTGATTCATCACATTGATCAGGCCATTGCACAGTTTAACGGCACCGATTCGGTGGATGATATGGATGAAGCGCCTGCTTTAGAGATCGGTATTTTATGTGTGGATGATGAACCCATTGTCACCGAAAGCCTTAGATCTTTATTTTATAAGTCTTTAAAAGATGTTGCGGTGGTTGAAGTGGCCCACAGCGCCGAAGAGGCCATGGAAGTCATAGACGAATTGACGGACGAGGGCATTGAACTTCAGGTGGTGATTTCCGATTATATTATGCCCGGCATCAAGGGGGATGAACTGCTGATCAACATCCACGACAAACTGCCCAAAGTCAAAAAAATCATGCTCACCGGTCAAAGTGATATTGAGGGTATCCGGCAAGCCATCAATCAGGCCCAGCTTTATCGTTTCCTTGAGAAACCATGGAGCAATGAAGACATGATTCTAACCATCAAAAGTGCCCTGACCGCCTATGATCATGAAGCCCGCCTTGAAAATAAAAATCGTGAGCTAATGCAGCTTAACCATGCGCTTGAGGCCAAGGTCCGGGAAAGAACCCGTGAGCTGGAACAAAAAAATAAGGAGCTGGAGCGGCTGGCCACCTTTGACCAGCTCACAGGCCTGGTCAATCGGGCGAAACTCGATGAAGTGCTCAGGACTGAATTGATCCGGTCCAACCGGTATGGTAATTCCCTTGGCTTGATCATGTTGGATATTGATTATTTTAAAGCGGTCAATGATACCCATGGCCATCAGGTTGGGGATAAAGTCCTTCGATTGTTTGCTGAGCAACTCAGGCACGGGGTGCGTGATGCGGACGTCCCCGGACGTTGGGGTGGGGAGGAGTTTTTAATCATATGTCCCGAGTCGGATCAGCATGGGGTGGTGACGCTGGCCCAGTCCCTGCGCGAACGTGTCCAGGATCATGAAGTTGAAGGCGTGGGTAAAAAAACCGCAAGCTTCGGGGTGACGGTATTTGAAAAAAGGGATACGATTACAACCATTATCGGCAGAGCGGACAAGGCATTGTACAAGGCCAAAGACGGTGGCCGAAACCGGGTTGAATGTGTGATGCCGGGTCGTTGA
- the secG gene encoding preprotein translocase subunit SecG, translated as MTIHVAVCIFLILVVLLQTGKGAEMGVSMGGAGSQALFGAAGPANILTKITTAVAIIFMITSLTLAYMSGHQSESSVMKDAPAPVEQQVPAAE; from the coding sequence GTGACAATACACGTTGCAGTCTGTATCTTTTTGATACTTGTCGTACTGCTGCAGACCGGAAAAGGCGCAGAGATGGGCGTATCCATGGGTGGTGCCGGCAGTCAGGCACTCTTCGGAGCAGCCGGACCCGCAAACATCCTGACCAAAATCACCACGGCCGTGGCCATCATCTTCATGATCACATCGCTGACGTTGGCCTATATGTCAGGACATCAGTCAGAGTCCAGTGTCATGAAAGACGCTCCTGCGCCCGTAGAACAACAGGTACCGGCAGCAGAATGA
- the ahbC gene encoding 12,18-didecarboxysiroheme deacetylase — MIGISKLYCATVEPSDTLRYSRHSGKLPSHLLQFSKDKKPVVVWNMTRRCNLKCVHCYAQSENIAYDNELNHEQSLAMMDDLAEFGVPVLLFSGGEPLMHPRLVEYAQYAVSKGMRAVISTNGTLITKEKAQQLKEVGLSYVGISLDGLEATHDMFRGVPGAYKKAMQAVDNCQEAGIKVGLRFTINKRNVKDIPGIFDLLEEKNIPRACFYHLVYSGRGQEIAKEDLSHEETRQVLDLIMDRTKALHDRNKPKEILTVDNHADGPYLYQRLLKEDTERAAEVLELLEMNEGNNSGRGIGCISWDGEVHPDQFWREISFGNVKDKPFSEIWTDSENEFLMKMKEKKKHVKGRCAQCRWLDICAGNFRARAESVAGDPWDSDPACYLTDEEIKKESV; from the coding sequence ATGATTGGAATTTCAAAACTTTACTGCGCCACGGTGGAACCCTCGGATACATTACGCTATTCAAGGCATTCAGGCAAACTACCCTCTCACCTGCTCCAGTTCTCAAAGGACAAAAAGCCGGTGGTGGTCTGGAATATGACCCGGCGGTGCAACCTGAAGTGCGTTCACTGCTATGCCCAGTCTGAAAATATTGCCTATGACAATGAACTGAACCACGAACAAAGCCTTGCCATGATGGATGACCTGGCCGAATTCGGGGTACCCGTACTATTGTTTTCCGGCGGTGAGCCACTGATGCATCCGCGCCTTGTTGAATATGCCCAATATGCGGTATCCAAAGGGATGCGCGCCGTTATCTCCACCAACGGCACATTGATCACCAAAGAGAAGGCCCAGCAGCTCAAAGAGGTGGGCCTCTCCTACGTGGGCATCAGTCTGGACGGACTTGAAGCTACCCATGACATGTTTAGGGGTGTTCCCGGCGCGTATAAAAAGGCCATGCAGGCGGTTGATAACTGTCAGGAAGCCGGCATTAAGGTCGGCCTGCGGTTTACGATCAATAAACGAAACGTAAAAGACATCCCGGGCATTTTTGATCTGCTGGAAGAAAAAAACATCCCCAGGGCCTGTTTCTACCACCTGGTGTACTCCGGCCGCGGTCAGGAAATTGCCAAGGAAGATTTATCCCATGAAGAGACCCGACAGGTGCTTGATCTGATCATGGACCGCACCAAGGCGCTTCATGACCGCAACAAACCCAAAGAGATCCTTACCGTGGACAACCATGCGGACGGCCCCTACCTGTACCAGCGCCTGCTCAAAGAAGACACCGAGCGGGCCGCCGAAGTGCTTGAACTGCTTGAGATGAACGAAGGCAACAACTCGGGGCGGGGGATCGGCTGCATCTCCTGGGACGGTGAAGTCCATCCGGACCAGTTCTGGCGGGAGATCAGTTTCGGCAACGTCAAAGACAAACCTTTCAGCGAAATCTGGACAGATTCCGAAAATGAGTTTTTGATGAAAATGAAAGAGAAGAAAAAACACGTCAAAGGCAGATGCGCCCAATGCCGCTGGCTGGATATCTGCGCCGGTAACTTCAGGGCCCGCGCCGAGTCCGTGGCAGGAGATCCCTGGGATTCAGACCCTGCCTGCTATCTTACGGATGAAGAGATCAAAAAGGAGAGCGTATAA
- a CDS encoding outer membrane lipoprotein-sorting protein codes for MTCAIKRTVFITGALLLLCAAPAFSKDPQALDVVARAWDYMRGKTSASQVKMTVHRETWERISVIKAWTRGRDVSIFQITAPKKDKGNGTLKIGRDMWTYNPKINRVIKIPPSMMSQSWMGSDFSNNDLSKADSILNDYTHEIEAATRENGITIYQIKSIPKPDAPVVWGMQKLKIRGDGILLEQGFYDEDMEAVKILTTSAIKKMGEKRFPTRWVMRAMDADSTEDYTLLEYESLEFDVPLPDNRFTLNALKKPLR; via the coding sequence ATGACCTGTGCCATAAAAAGAACGGTATTCATTACGGGCGCATTACTTCTGCTTTGCGCCGCCCCTGCATTTTCCAAAGATCCCCAGGCATTGGACGTTGTCGCCCGGGCCTGGGATTACATGCGGGGAAAGACCTCTGCCAGTCAGGTAAAAATGACCGTACACCGTGAGACCTGGGAGCGAATCTCGGTCATCAAGGCCTGGACAAGGGGACGGGATGTTTCCATTTTCCAGATCACGGCACCCAAAAAAGACAAGGGCAACGGCACCTTGAAAATCGGCCGGGATATGTGGACATATAATCCAAAAATCAACCGCGTGATCAAAATTCCCCCCTCCATGATGTCCCAGTCCTGGATGGGATCGGACTTCTCCAACAACGATCTGTCCAAGGCGGACAGTATTCTCAATGATTACACCCATGAAATTGAAGCCGCCACCCGGGAAAACGGCATTACGATATATCAGATTAAATCCATACCCAAACCCGATGCGCCGGTGGTATGGGGCATGCAGAAACTTAAAATTCGAGGAGACGGTATTCTCCTGGAACAAGGTTTTTATGACGAGGATATGGAAGCGGTAAAAATTCTGACCACCTCTGCCATAAAAAAAATGGGCGAAAAACGATTCCCCACCCGATGGGTCATGCGCGCCATGGACGCGGACTCAACGGAAGATTACACCCTGCTTGAATATGAAAGTCTCGAATTTGACGTACCGTTACCCGATAATCGGTTTACGTTGAATGCATTAAAAAAACCATTAAGGTAG
- the hemB gene encoding porphobilinogen synthase gives MLFPEYRGRRMRATANFRRMIRETKLSRDDLILPLFAVEGKSVKKPINSMPGQFQLSVDHIVTTAQQAKEEGIPGIMLFGIPDKKDCLGTQAYAADGIVQRAVTAVKEQVPDLTVITDVCLCEYTDHGHCGMVMDDGTIDNDSTLDLLAKTALSHVQAGADMVAPSDMMDGRVAEIRGLLDDEGFSNIPIMSYAVKYASAFYGPFRDAAESAPKFGNRKTYQMDPANSLEAIREATMDIEEGADIIMVKPALSYLDIIYRVREEIDLPVAAYNVSGEYSIVKAAEIMGWVDGKAMIMETLLSIKRAGADIIMTYAAIDVARELNS, from the coding sequence ATGCTGTTTCCTGAATACAGAGGCCGGCGCATGCGTGCCACGGCCAACTTCAGACGGATGATCCGGGAAACCAAGCTTTCCAGGGATGATCTGATTCTTCCCCTGTTTGCGGTGGAAGGCAAATCCGTTAAAAAGCCGATTAATTCCATGCCCGGCCAGTTTCAGCTCTCGGTTGATCACATCGTCACCACGGCACAGCAGGCCAAAGAGGAAGGCATACCGGGCATCATGCTCTTCGGGATTCCCGATAAAAAAGACTGCCTCGGCACCCAGGCCTATGCCGCCGATGGTATTGTTCAAAGAGCCGTGACGGCCGTCAAGGAGCAGGTACCGGACCTCACCGTAATCACCGATGTGTGCCTGTGTGAATACACGGACCACGGCCACTGCGGCATGGTCATGGATGACGGCACCATCGACAACGATTCCACCCTGGATCTGCTTGCCAAAACAGCCCTATCCCATGTGCAGGCAGGTGCCGACATGGTTGCCCCCTCGGACATGATGGACGGCCGCGTGGCTGAAATCCGCGGGCTCCTGGATGACGAAGGGTTTTCCAATATCCCCATTATGTCCTATGCCGTGAAATACGCATCGGCCTTTTACGGCCCATTCAGAGATGCGGCGGAATCCGCGCCGAAGTTCGGCAATCGTAAAACCTACCAGATGGACCCGGCCAACTCCCTTGAAGCAATCAGGGAAGCCACCATGGACATTGAAGAAGGGGCCGACATTATCATGGTCAAACCGGCCCTATCCTACCTGGACATCATTTACAGGGTCAGAGAAGAGATCGACCTGCCCGTGGCTGCATACAACGTATCCGGCGAATACTCCATCGTCAAAGCGGCTGAAATCATGGGGTGGGTGGACGGCAAAGCCATGATCATGGAGACCCTGCTCTCCATCAAACGGGCAGGCGCAGATATTATCATGACCTACGCAGCCATTGACGTGGCAAGGGAGTTGAACAGCTGA
- a CDS encoding FtsX-like permease family protein, with protein MQLTMAWRNVWRNPKRTGIILIAVVIGAWTMLTFSALSRGMMVSTLANALNTLTGAIQIQNALFREDPSVENRIIHPAPVAKLLDQSLPKGAVWAFRIQVNGVAANAGNAQGITILGIDPEKEPNLSFYGDVTPKGKLLVPGDDHGIVVGDALLNKFETKIGRKLVLMTQKANRETASRAFKIRATFKAEMQSTEKQYVFITLSAAQTLLGIKDGVSLACVRLPDNTGMDSQHLTRVVGAVRQHLPRDLSLLTWQDLLPLLKGYLGMFDRFMLLWYLVIFIAMAFGLVNTMLMAVLERTREFGLLKALGLTPARIIINVLLECLILLMTGLVAGNLLGLLTVYFFSGGIDMGFMAQGSEFWGMGRMVVPFFTVKDICYVNGVIMGLGVLVCLYPAIKAAKITPVEAMSRV; from the coding sequence ATGCAACTTACCATGGCCTGGCGAAACGTCTGGCGCAATCCCAAACGAACCGGCATCATCCTGATTGCCGTAGTCATTGGGGCATGGACCATGCTGACCTTTAGCGCCCTGTCCCGGGGCATGATGGTCTCTACCCTGGCAAATGCATTAAATACCCTGACCGGCGCCATCCAGATTCAAAACGCCTTGTTCCGGGAAGATCCGTCGGTGGAGAATCGGATCATCCACCCTGCCCCAGTGGCAAAGTTGCTTGATCAAAGCCTGCCCAAAGGCGCTGTGTGGGCGTTTCGCATCCAGGTAAACGGTGTGGCCGCCAATGCCGGTAACGCCCAGGGCATCACCATTCTGGGAATTGACCCTGAAAAGGAACCGAATCTCTCATTTTACGGGGATGTTACGCCCAAAGGGAAATTATTGGTACCCGGCGATGACCACGGCATCGTGGTGGGAGACGCCCTTTTGAACAAGTTCGAAACAAAAATCGGCCGTAAACTGGTGCTCATGACCCAGAAGGCAAACCGGGAAACCGCCTCCCGGGCCTTTAAAATCAGGGCCACCTTTAAAGCGGAAATGCAGTCCACGGAAAAGCAATATGTGTTCATCACCCTCAGCGCGGCCCAAACGCTCCTGGGAATAAAAGACGGGGTCTCTTTGGCCTGTGTTCGCCTGCCCGACAACACTGGTATGGATTCCCAACATCTGACCCGGGTGGTTGGGGCCGTGCGTCAACACCTGCCCCGGGATCTTTCCCTGCTGACGTGGCAGGACCTGTTGCCGCTGCTGAAAGGGTATCTGGGGATGTTCGACCGATTTATGCTGCTTTGGTATCTGGTAATTTTCATTGCCATGGCTTTTGGGCTGGTCAATACCATGCTCATGGCGGTCCTGGAAAGAACCCGGGAATTCGGACTGCTCAAGGCCCTGGGGCTCACACCGGCAAGAATTATTATCAACGTGTTGCTGGAGTGCCTGATTCTGCTGATGACCGGACTTGTGGCCGGTAATCTTCTGGGCCTTTTGACGGTCTATTTTTTTTCAGGCGGAATTGATATGGGTTTTATGGCCCAGGGATCGGAGTTCTGGGGCATGGGGCGGATGGTGGTGCCGTTTTTTACGGTCAAAGATATCTGTTACGTGAATGGTGTCATTATGGGGTTGGGCGTCCTTGTCTGCCTCTATCCGGCCATCAAGGCGGCAAAAATTACCCCGGTCGAAGCCATGAGCCGGGTTTAA
- the ahbD gene encoding heme b synthase — MAHPHGTSPHSTRPHGHGAPHGAGKNNTLRLVAWETTRRCNLTCKHCRAAAEDHEYEDELTTEESFKLLDQIREVGQPIIILTGGEPLLRDDIFDIAAYGDKIGLRMVMAPNGTLLNKENVERLKESGIKRISVSLDGATAASHDAFRGLEGAFDGAVNGIKTAKAAGLEFQINTVITKTNLAEIPAILALAESLGAAAHHIFLLVPTGRGKYIVDTAIDAKEYEETLNWFYDQRDKTSLQLKATCAPHYYRILRQRAKAEGKKVTFETHGLDAVTRGCLAGTGFCFISHVGRVQTCGFLDVTCGDIKTQHFKDVWENSEVFNKLRDFNNLEPKCGLCQYKQVCGGCRARAYEATGDYMAQEPLCTYQPVRQK, encoded by the coding sequence ATGGCACATCCCCACGGAACATCCCCACACAGCACCCGCCCCCATGGACACGGCGCCCCCCACGGTGCCGGAAAAAACAATACCCTGCGCCTTGTGGCCTGGGAAACCACCCGACGGTGTAATCTCACCTGCAAGCATTGCCGGGCGGCGGCCGAAGACCATGAATATGAAGACGAACTGACCACCGAAGAGTCCTTTAAGCTATTGGATCAGATCAGAGAGGTCGGTCAACCCATCATTATTCTCACCGGCGGCGAACCGCTGCTCCGGGACGACATCTTTGATATTGCCGCCTATGGCGACAAAATCGGCCTTCGCATGGTCATGGCCCCCAACGGCACCCTGCTCAACAAAGAGAATGTGGAGCGACTTAAGGAAAGTGGCATCAAACGCATTTCCGTAAGCCTGGACGGTGCCACGGCAGCCTCACATGACGCATTCCGAGGACTTGAAGGCGCCTTTGACGGGGCGGTAAACGGCATAAAAACCGCTAAAGCCGCCGGACTGGAATTTCAGATCAATACCGTTATCACAAAAACAAATCTTGCTGAAATCCCAGCCATCCTTGCTTTGGCAGAATCCTTAGGGGCTGCGGCCCACCATATTTTCCTTCTGGTCCCCACGGGCCGGGGCAAATACATCGTGGACACGGCCATTGACGCCAAGGAGTATGAAGAGACCTTGAATTGGTTTTACGACCAGCGGGACAAAACATCGCTGCAGCTAAAAGCCACCTGCGCCCCCCACTATTACCGGATTTTACGCCAGCGCGCCAAAGCCGAGGGTAAAAAAGTCACCTTTGAAACCCATGGGCTTGATGCGGTAACACGGGGCTGCCTTGCAGGCACGGGTTTCTGTTTTATCTCCCATGTGGGCCGGGTGCAGACCTGCGGCTTTTTAGACGTCACCTGCGGGGACATCAAAACGCAGCACTTCAAGGATGTATGGGAAAATTCAGAAGTATTCAATAAATTAAGGGATTTCAACAATCTTGAACCCAAATGCGGACTGTGCCAATACAAACAGGTATGCGGTGGATGCCGGGCCAGGGCATATGAAGCCACGGGCGATTACATGGCCCAGGAACCGTTGTGCACATACCAACCGGTCCGACAAAAATAA